One window of the Crateriforma spongiae genome contains the following:
- a CDS encoding sulfatase: MPFHRPSNIEFIQLLVVMLSVPFSAPFAAANDIATPPNIVFIMADDLGYADVGFNGCRWFETPALDALSKDSLVFEYAYMYPTCSPSRTALFTGRQSFRTGVYTVPVLEKGTADENIFSRWTVTHDHPVYAEPLAKAGYKSIHLGKWHIVGPYPRRELAMKFPLDRKLTQPNPGDFSWVEDHKQPAIKKFYPEGRGFLKNVGGTFRGDPAFEEGGYKSEAGGYWAPFSNPFIEHRKDDRWLTDRLTDDAIAFMKRHQDGPFFVNLHFYAVHRPIRIRSEALFAKYMNKDGDPNTGQGLRKKREAMAKYATVVESMDQNVGRLVQFLDDAGIRDNTMIVFTSDNGQHPMYSTNNQLRGAKGEIYEGGIRVPTLVSHPGKVRPGRTDTPICGLDWFPTFLDVAHVTNHEGTLDGNSLAPLLQGTDDSLADRPLFWHIASQYKHGTCSVIRKNDHKLIQFLKDGRLELYNLKEDPAEQNNLAESNRELAESMRMELSQWRKANKVPLPPESTLPY; this comes from the coding sequence ATGCCTTTCCACCGACCGTCCAACATCGAATTCATACAGTTGCTGGTCGTCATGCTGTCTGTACCGTTCTCTGCGCCTTTCGCGGCAGCGAACGACATTGCCACACCGCCGAACATTGTGTTCATTATGGCGGACGATCTGGGGTATGCAGACGTCGGGTTTAACGGTTGCAGATGGTTTGAAACTCCCGCCCTGGATGCACTGTCGAAGGACAGTCTGGTTTTTGAATACGCGTACATGTATCCGACGTGTTCTCCGTCGCGAACAGCACTGTTCACTGGCAGACAGTCATTCCGCACAGGTGTCTACACCGTTCCCGTTCTGGAGAAGGGCACGGCCGACGAAAATATCTTCTCCCGTTGGACGGTCACTCATGACCATCCGGTTTACGCCGAGCCTCTTGCGAAGGCGGGGTACAAGTCCATCCATCTTGGCAAATGGCACATCGTTGGCCCGTACCCCAGGCGAGAACTGGCCATGAAGTTTCCGCTGGACCGCAAACTGACGCAGCCCAATCCAGGTGACTTCAGTTGGGTCGAGGATCACAAACAGCCTGCGATCAAGAAGTTCTATCCAGAAGGCCGCGGCTTTCTGAAGAACGTCGGCGGCACGTTTCGTGGTGATCCGGCATTTGAGGAGGGCGGATACAAGAGCGAGGCCGGCGGCTATTGGGCACCGTTCAGTAATCCGTTTATCGAACATCGGAAGGACGATCGCTGGCTGACCGATCGGCTGACTGATGACGCCATCGCGTTCATGAAGCGACACCAGGATGGACCGTTCTTCGTCAATCTGCACTTCTACGCAGTTCACCGTCCCATCCGAATCCGCAGCGAAGCGCTGTTCGCCAAGTACATGAATAAGGACGGTGATCCAAACACCGGCCAGGGACTTAGAAAGAAGCGCGAAGCGATGGCGAAGTATGCCACGGTGGTCGAGTCGATGGATCAAAACGTGGGGCGGCTGGTCCAGTTTCTCGATGACGCCGGGATTCGCGACAACACGATGATCGTTTTTACGTCCGACAATGGCCAGCATCCGATGTACAGCACCAACAACCAATTGCGAGGCGCCAAGGGTGAGATTTACGAAGGCGGCATTCGAGTTCCCACTCTGGTCAGTCACCCGGGGAAAGTGCGGCCGGGGCGAACGGACACTCCGATCTGTGGGCTTGATTGGTTTCCCACGTTCTTGGACGTCGCCCACGTCACGAACCACGAAGGAACACTCGACGGAAATTCGCTCGCACCCTTGCTGCAGGGAACGGACGACTCACTCGCCGATCGGCCATTGTTTTGGCACATCGCGAGCCAATACAAACATGGCACATGTTCAGTCATTCGCAAAAATGACCACAAGCTGATTCAGTTTCTCAAGGACGGGCGTCTGGAACTTTACAACCTGAAAGAAGATCCCGCAGAGCAAAACAATCTTGCGGAATCGAATAGGGAACTGGCTGAGTCGATGCGAATGGAACTGTCACAGTGGCGTAAAGCCAACAAGGTTCCGCTTCCGCCTGAATCCACGCTGCCGTATTGA
- a CDS encoding dockerin type I domain-containing protein → MDVSNDLKISALDALQIINHLNSESSSNGSGAGTSDRYLDVSGDQKASALDALLVINALNAPVPQATFRLLNDTQTDGDTDRDQRTFDLGFEGRLNFATERSLYLGVQGPAEMQWFDVSIHIDETGYFHLTDRQIREILGDALNRGAFQIFFGVDQAMAPGVRDMDLEVLPAPPVTTVHVRQSAEDEQVAINFLDLVYDGDNDPDDLIVTVLEDPVHGSLDFIQGEYFYTPAPNFFGTEIIAYEVHDGEQSSGRKELTLNLAPVNDAPQIEIESVISASILDETIVLPFEAFDVEGDSVELLGFATMANPLKAIDDEYRLNYAGSDYFNMIGLDEKWLFSDSGNAFFVMPNGDLVQWRDDYKTTGEIRSQVARLDETIYENPYLLAYAEAEIPAPVTVNVESDQVEVVLDEPLHGEIFVYLSAFDESDDSLARIAIDIVDDRAPDDGRLALVQRWKQMASDLRHDQIPGLIDTMTAHLSSFDEATQADLIDTIGQLRQSYKQTNDEIESAYNWEKETLREAFHDRAKFEWVQRELARLRSEFEQYWDASKNDFASDQADSNLRKLPPIWVHQTDFDQPIQVVQGDTLRIPFRAIHPIGDKIPLYHFPDDLFPGDQAPAFQGRSISEYPTLKVNPQTGWFEWRTTESDSGQHQFAVVAASPADPPDPGDNEYPLPGEDTYTLTSRIDFTVEVIQVKPTLERIEINVPAISDSGADPIRLRSVGASHPSVVVEQIDFFQDANGDGVFDESVDYSLGRSTKNSLTFGSFSGVPHAVPGDSEATFFARPVYFADNAILYGDAVGVTVPVIATAKLQTQLLKSADQETSLGSTTDLSLPFDAENYAYYGDQAAVVEVEFDSGLYLSRISQVDASGQGKTVGERVHLGDYRPSRVHAAADADGNVLILMAFDGSHENPPGGEEANSLYLLRIGPDNTPLDEHPTRLVISDTDALVATLALNNSGKGVIAWRHAFVPSEGVRVQSISDTGESLGTAVHLDFPSGYPGPNAWHSIGINEAGDYRVAWYHEERTYLAMGKVDDDASVFVRPLDAVIDDVAHMDINEAGWTVAGSVRSLVVIDPLGRVMGTPVELSQSNDLSYDTRSVKFVGETEVQTVGWRQRDSVRTAVGNGATLQLQPGLKIDDFEIESGLALEAGGAIDIKVSVSNEGDLQSEPFTTAFFLSHEDDISLASRLLGTVDFGEALQPGEAAELGIQLSLPTENDPFWNRGTTQLRLIAQVTAAGQQEQITLPFVKTPVPKLTNLLGVHEWKGSTDADGQGQVHDLRLAEPGLVIFEPMGIAESIHDDLRVEIRDHNGRAIREVEISEYDLYMQSAYLPAGEYTITVIADSNQSGDYGIQVIEASQVPTIELDRPIQGFLPDDTQSRIYRFVAPDDGLVRGEILPDSEEDAVEEIHLFDAYGNFAADFSHPNAIHTLEPGAEYLLRIRSEPKPEPTRDNVYFNVQLHAAVRHDPVAISIGEIVDVPLDRQTASRHFDFTVADGQRIVVDLLDNVEPVDNYLRLVGPDGIIFEGQAWYLLDNHAKYLSQPGDYQIIAYREYNNEGRLSFRVTDLANAPSVVVGQPERITLQRSNELQAFQFTPKSDYRYSVTHFDEEGDTVSLQIRDPHGDIIHEGDGEFIARSNQGHWVWMDGTSGEDTIQFSRVTIELNELGAVDPIVGDRTLSLNTPTNIELAPLSSPLRYVLELTEPKQVIFAISSDFHNSISSQLIDSFGNQRGSVKSDEFVWLPAGRNVIEVSTDNTDASLLPTLEIRDIATAFEVSLGVPVLTEFDDADSPEKLYKIRLQQGDRFVIDGAGTSSDLYRSDGFRFDDDEDGSYVDEAVTASSDGYFYVRIHNFGGDSVHWTPGIIDQDAQELPLNQFVQGRIELESDVQRYQFTIDEPSLIYFDKATEESFGYRLFYESGVSFSDGIVTDFNWLGDNDLPIRLMAPGTYTLELSEFGRPIDFEFAIRPLSAASHLPYGEPATINLPNAGQSEIRQFHVNAGVPIRIDGLRNSETSLHIVDRLGRVLADTREVRESTSIELTPGNNEVLYAIFDTPRNATPMSDAVELKLTVVNNANGPRYIQPHIVTQQVGRDLFAGGALDFIGVVGWQYLDALETIAAEAPTADLADQILDSGDKVRIQMELYLSTLVKQAEAQDRIDEEKDRIAQEEKAKLAAAEIDRTEMKEDADREEKNVTDPLKAHKVYLDEVWRPRRLELRKKFLSDRIEQFEEKVAWWDDWRSKQEAKILKEFNNDIRELDNWVSEQLLRPLAKVSGLEEAYQSYTDWKDRQFDIIEERFTEWHGYWNEKLQEAKEQLQTADDYVDDLVTKAKEPLDRKIEQAEQAAIRVKTWVDTYIDEKKKAITQTAIDKVNALPKPAGFDPKVKENLIPVFNDIASDIAAVETLIQDPGQAGAVIEDRIDSVKERNPYGTVKQIQQDAKDAGQTANGVLDVVEEKTKPFVAKAKETGGKFSDASKDAGGKVSNWVKDAGKKIREKRDDALDQEIIAYKIETGFKTSLNLSNGSLYLDAQLGPGLGYDSRKLNDALEDDASIPDLQPVEFIKGVFGADLVVTDEYDQTRNALYQEFGAQNVFFATRRFVEYFGGETAAEVAVEIYLTGGEGVEDAIRDFGEHMRLEMNDLLAWIERKAEDQVEALGPMLLKSLILQQPVQSPHIELRWMPINYNYEIKEKPLTGELIKGITGGSKGSLAELVGRDGLDLDSPHLGFALIWQIPDGVEPEELGEAIDTDVAEFDFDFSGDPDSEDIFSGASIEGAVVDVVLKQLEEEGASEEVIDGLDALAGVIFGSGTFEQAFAQVMTKLMDEAIREMLPGEADPYVTFIQNELKKSDGDEFVLDLTNTPIGQKVVTFLDKISFGNQGKATLTKLTLNLSTFVLQMDGELCHKHSWGSIGDLAENVSDLFNG, encoded by the coding sequence TTGGATGTAAGCAATGACCTTAAGATCTCCGCTCTCGATGCATTGCAAATCATCAATCATCTCAATTCAGAGTCGAGTTCTAACGGCAGTGGAGCGGGTACCAGCGACCGATACCTCGATGTCTCCGGTGATCAAAAGGCTTCTGCATTGGATGCTTTGTTGGTCATCAATGCTTTAAACGCTCCTGTTCCGCAAGCCACGTTTCGCTTGCTCAATGACACTCAAACGGACGGTGATACGGATCGAGACCAACGCACGTTCGACCTCGGTTTCGAGGGACGGCTCAACTTCGCGACCGAAAGATCGCTGTATCTCGGCGTGCAAGGTCCCGCCGAGATGCAGTGGTTTGACGTATCGATTCACATAGACGAAACAGGGTACTTTCACCTGACAGATCGACAAATAAGAGAAATTCTCGGCGATGCTCTAAACCGAGGTGCTTTCCAAATTTTCTTCGGGGTCGATCAGGCAATGGCTCCGGGCGTTCGGGACATGGACCTCGAAGTGCTTCCTGCCCCCCCGGTGACGACCGTTCATGTTCGACAGTCGGCCGAAGATGAGCAGGTGGCAATCAACTTTTTGGACCTTGTGTACGACGGAGATAACGATCCGGATGATTTGATTGTCACGGTATTGGAAGATCCGGTCCATGGTTCATTAGACTTCATCCAAGGTGAGTACTTCTATACACCGGCACCCAATTTCTTCGGAACGGAGATCATTGCCTACGAGGTGCATGATGGCGAACAGTCCAGTGGTCGCAAAGAGTTGACGCTGAACTTGGCCCCGGTGAACGACGCACCGCAGATTGAAATCGAATCGGTTATTTCCGCATCAATTCTTGACGAGACCATTGTTCTTCCGTTCGAAGCGTTCGACGTTGAGGGCGACTCTGTCGAGCTTTTGGGCTTTGCCACGATGGCCAATCCGCTCAAAGCGATCGACGATGAGTACCGACTAAACTACGCCGGTTCTGATTATTTCAACATGATCGGACTGGACGAGAAATGGCTCTTTAGCGATTCCGGGAACGCATTTTTTGTCATGCCCAACGGGGACTTGGTGCAATGGCGTGATGACTACAAGACCACTGGTGAAATTCGCTCGCAGGTGGCAAGGTTGGACGAGACAATTTATGAGAACCCATACCTTCTCGCGTATGCCGAGGCGGAAATTCCCGCTCCAGTAACAGTCAATGTCGAGAGCGACCAAGTCGAGGTCGTTTTGGACGAGCCACTTCATGGAGAAATCTTTGTTTACCTGAGCGCATTTGATGAGTCTGACGATTCGCTGGCCAGAATTGCAATTGACATCGTGGACGACCGCGCTCCCGATGACGGGCGATTGGCTCTTGTTCAGCGATGGAAGCAGATGGCGTCTGATCTGCGCCATGATCAAATCCCAGGCTTGATCGACACAATGACGGCGCATCTTTCGTCGTTCGATGAAGCAACCCAGGCTGATCTGATCGATACCATCGGCCAGTTGCGACAGTCTTACAAACAAACCAACGACGAAATTGAATCGGCTTACAACTGGGAAAAAGAGACGCTTCGTGAGGCGTTCCATGACCGAGCTAAGTTTGAGTGGGTCCAGCGAGAACTAGCGCGACTGCGAAGCGAGTTCGAGCAGTACTGGGATGCATCCAAGAACGATTTCGCCAGTGATCAAGCGGACAGCAACCTTAGAAAGTTACCGCCAATCTGGGTGCATCAAACCGACTTTGATCAGCCCATTCAAGTGGTTCAGGGCGATACGTTACGCATTCCATTTCGTGCGATCCATCCGATCGGAGATAAAATTCCCCTTTATCATTTCCCAGACGATCTGTTTCCGGGAGATCAAGCGCCGGCTTTTCAGGGGAGAAGCATATCAGAATACCCTACTCTGAAGGTAAATCCCCAGACAGGATGGTTCGAATGGCGAACGACCGAATCCGACTCGGGTCAACACCAATTCGCGGTGGTTGCCGCCTCACCTGCAGATCCACCTGATCCCGGAGATAATGAGTATCCGCTCCCCGGCGAGGACACATATACCCTCACATCACGCATTGATTTCACAGTCGAGGTTATCCAAGTCAAACCGACGCTCGAACGCATCGAGATCAATGTCCCAGCGATTTCAGATAGCGGTGCGGATCCGATTCGCTTGCGGTCAGTCGGTGCGAGCCATCCCAGCGTTGTCGTCGAACAAATCGATTTCTTTCAAGACGCAAACGGGGACGGAGTTTTTGATGAGTCGGTCGATTACTCGCTTGGCCGCTCTACGAAAAACTCATTGACCTTTGGTTCGTTCTCAGGCGTGCCCCACGCCGTTCCGGGCGACTCGGAAGCGACGTTCTTTGCACGACCTGTCTATTTCGCTGACAACGCGATCTTGTATGGCGATGCCGTCGGCGTCACCGTTCCAGTCATCGCCACCGCCAAACTTCAGACTCAACTATTGAAATCGGCCGATCAAGAGACGTCACTTGGCTCCACGACTGATCTGTCGCTTCCGTTTGATGCCGAGAATTATGCTTATTATGGTGATCAGGCAGCGGTGGTTGAGGTTGAATTCGACAGTGGTCTGTACCTGAGTCGAATCTCCCAGGTCGACGCGAGTGGTCAAGGGAAGACGGTGGGAGAACGTGTTCATCTTGGTGATTACAGACCCTCGCGAGTTCACGCGGCGGCCGATGCTGACGGTAACGTGCTCATCTTGATGGCGTTTGACGGATCACACGAGAACCCGCCGGGCGGCGAGGAAGCTAACAGTCTCTACCTATTGCGTATCGGTCCGGATAATACCCCGTTGGATGAACATCCGACACGACTTGTCATTAGCGACACCGATGCTCTGGTGGCGACCCTTGCCCTCAACAATTCCGGAAAAGGTGTGATCGCTTGGCGACATGCGTTTGTGCCTAGCGAAGGTGTTCGGGTGCAGAGCATCTCCGATACCGGAGAGAGTCTGGGGACAGCCGTTCATCTTGACTTTCCATCGGGTTATCCCGGGCCGAATGCTTGGCACAGCATTGGTATCAATGAAGCCGGCGACTATCGAGTTGCTTGGTATCATGAAGAGCGAACCTACTTGGCGATGGGCAAAGTTGATGATGACGCTTCGGTATTTGTCAGACCGCTTGATGCCGTCATCGATGATGTGGCTCATATGGACATTAACGAAGCCGGATGGACCGTTGCTGGGTCCGTACGAAGTTTAGTCGTCATCGATCCGCTGGGGCGGGTGATGGGGACACCGGTTGAGTTGTCGCAAAGCAACGATCTGAGCTACGACACTCGTTCCGTCAAGTTCGTTGGCGAAACCGAAGTGCAAACTGTTGGATGGCGTCAACGTGATTCGGTCCGAACAGCCGTTGGCAATGGTGCGACGCTACAATTGCAACCCGGTCTGAAGATTGACGATTTTGAAATTGAGTCGGGTTTGGCGCTGGAGGCTGGCGGAGCCATCGACATTAAAGTGTCGGTCAGCAATGAAGGTGATCTACAAAGCGAACCGTTCACGACCGCGTTCTTCCTCAGCCACGAAGATGATATCTCGCTTGCCAGTCGGTTGCTGGGGACGGTCGATTTTGGCGAAGCATTGCAACCCGGTGAAGCAGCCGAACTCGGCATTCAGTTGTCGCTACCGACCGAGAATGACCCTTTTTGGAATCGAGGTACAACGCAACTGCGTCTGATCGCACAGGTAACGGCCGCAGGACAACAAGAACAAATCACCCTGCCGTTCGTCAAAACACCGGTTCCCAAATTGACGAACTTGCTTGGCGTACACGAATGGAAAGGTTCGACTGACGCTGATGGTCAGGGACAAGTCCATGACCTTCGCCTGGCCGAACCGGGATTGGTTATTTTCGAGCCGATGGGTATTGCCGAATCGATTCATGACGACCTTCGAGTTGAAATTCGCGATCACAATGGCCGTGCGATTCGGGAAGTCGAGATTTCGGAGTACGATCTTTACATGCAATCGGCCTATTTGCCTGCCGGTGAGTACACGATCACCGTCATCGCCGACAGCAATCAATCGGGTGACTACGGGATTCAGGTCATTGAAGCTTCGCAGGTTCCCACGATTGAACTTGATCGTCCGATCCAGGGTTTTCTACCCGATGACACTCAGTCCCGGATCTATCGCTTTGTCGCTCCCGATGACGGTTTGGTCCGTGGCGAAATCTTGCCTGACAGCGAAGAGGACGCTGTCGAAGAAATCCATCTCTTTGACGCTTACGGCAACTTTGCAGCGGACTTCAGTCATCCGAATGCTATACATACACTTGAGCCAGGTGCCGAATACTTGTTACGCATTCGCAGCGAACCCAAACCCGAACCGACTCGCGACAACGTCTACTTCAATGTTCAGCTTCATGCGGCCGTTCGTCACGATCCTGTCGCCATCTCAATTGGCGAAATAGTCGATGTTCCACTGGATCGCCAAACCGCAAGTCGTCACTTTGACTTTACCGTGGCTGACGGGCAACGGATCGTCGTCGATTTGCTCGACAACGTCGAACCCGTCGACAATTATCTACGCTTGGTCGGGCCTGATGGAATCATATTCGAAGGCCAAGCCTGGTATCTGCTTGACAACCACGCCAAATACTTGAGCCAGCCAGGCGACTATCAGATAATAGCGTACCGAGAATATAACAATGAAGGCCGGCTCTCATTTCGCGTAACTGACTTGGCAAACGCACCGTCTGTGGTCGTTGGCCAACCGGAACGCATTACTCTGCAACGCAGCAACGAACTACAGGCGTTTCAGTTCACTCCGAAGAGCGACTACCGCTATTCGGTGACGCATTTCGATGAAGAGGGCGATACCGTATCACTGCAGATCCGTGATCCACATGGTGACATCATCCATGAAGGAGACGGAGAATTTATCGCTCGAAGCAATCAAGGCCATTGGGTATGGATGGATGGGACCTCTGGGGAGGACACGATTCAATTCAGTCGCGTAACCATTGAATTGAACGAACTTGGTGCGGTCGATCCGATCGTCGGTGACCGCACTCTGTCTTTGAATACGCCGACGAATATCGAACTGGCACCGTTGTCATCGCCTCTTCGCTACGTGCTGGAACTTACAGAGCCGAAGCAGGTCATTTTTGCTATCAGTTCCGACTTTCATAATAGCATCTCGTCGCAACTAATTGATAGTTTCGGAAATCAACGCGGGAGCGTGAAGTCGGATGAGTTCGTGTGGCTCCCAGCGGGAAGGAACGTTATCGAGGTTTCTACCGATAACACCGACGCCTCACTTCTGCCGACACTTGAGATACGCGACATCGCGACAGCCTTCGAGGTGTCTCTTGGCGTGCCTGTTTTGACTGAATTTGACGACGCAGACTCACCAGAGAAGCTTTATAAAATTCGTCTTCAGCAGGGAGATCGTTTTGTCATCGACGGTGCTGGCACCAGTTCCGATTTGTATCGTTCGGATGGCTTCCGCTTCGACGACGATGAGGACGGCAGTTATGTTGATGAAGCCGTCACGGCAAGCAGTGACGGATACTTCTATGTCCGAATCCACAACTTCGGTGGCGATTCTGTGCATTGGACGCCAGGAATCATCGATCAGGACGCCCAAGAATTGCCACTGAATCAGTTCGTTCAAGGGCGGATCGAATTGGAATCGGATGTGCAGCGATATCAATTTACGATTGACGAACCATCACTGATATATTTCGACAAAGCTACCGAAGAATCATTCGGATACAGACTGTTTTACGAGTCAGGGGTGAGTTTTTCTGATGGGATCGTTACTGACTTTAACTGGTTGGGAGACAATGACCTACCCATTCGCTTGATGGCACCGGGAACATATACGTTAGAGCTTAGCGAATTCGGGCGACCTATTGATTTCGAGTTTGCGATTCGCCCGCTATCCGCAGCGAGCCACCTTCCCTACGGCGAGCCAGCCACGATCAATCTACCGAATGCGGGACAATCGGAGATTCGCCAATTTCACGTTAACGCAGGTGTGCCCATTCGCATCGACGGTTTGCGAAATTCCGAAACATCCCTCCATATCGTTGATCGGCTCGGAAGGGTTCTCGCCGATACGCGAGAAGTGCGCGAGTCCACTTCGATTGAACTAACGCCAGGAAATAACGAGGTGCTTTATGCCATCTTTGATACGCCAAGAAATGCCACGCCGATGAGCGATGCCGTCGAGCTAAAGCTAACGGTTGTCAACAACGCCAACGGCCCACGGTACATCCAGCCACATATTGTCACTCAACAGGTTGGCCGAGACCTGTTCGCCGGCGGGGCACTTGACTTTATTGGTGTGGTCGGTTGGCAATATCTCGACGCCCTGGAAACGATCGCTGCAGAAGCACCCACCGCTGACTTGGCCGACCAGATACTGGACTCGGGCGACAAGGTGCGCATTCAGATGGAACTTTACCTTTCGACCCTTGTCAAACAGGCCGAAGCCCAAGACCGCATCGATGAGGAAAAGGATAGGATTGCGCAGGAGGAGAAAGCGAAACTTGCTGCGGCGGAAATCGACCGCACCGAAATGAAGGAGGATGCAGATAGAGAAGAGAAGAATGTAACCGATCCACTGAAAGCTCACAAAGTCTATCTTGACGAGGTTTGGCGTCCTCGCCGACTTGAGCTTCGCAAAAAATTCCTAAGCGACCGAATCGAACAGTTTGAAGAGAAGGTCGCTTGGTGGGACGATTGGCGGAGCAAACAGGAAGCGAAGATCCTCAAAGAATTTAACAATGATATTCGAGAGCTTGATAATTGGGTCAGCGAGCAGTTGTTGCGGCCACTCGCTAAGGTTTCTGGTTTAGAGGAAGCGTACCAAAGCTACACCGACTGGAAGGATCGCCAGTTCGACATCATCGAAGAACGCTTTACAGAGTGGCATGGTTATTGGAATGAAAAGCTACAGGAAGCAAAGGAGCAATTGCAAACGGCTGACGATTACGTCGATGATTTGGTGACCAAAGCAAAAGAGCCCCTTGACAGAAAAATCGAGCAAGCCGAACAGGCCGCGATCAGGGTCAAGACTTGGGTTGATACCTATATCGACGAAAAGAAAAAAGCAATCACACAGACGGCCATCGACAAAGTGAATGCACTGCCGAAACCGGCGGGTTTCGATCCGAAGGTCAAGGAGAATCTCATCCCGGTCTTCAACGACATTGCTAGCGATATTGCGGCCGTGGAAACTTTAATCCAAGATCCCGGCCAGGCGGGGGCTGTCATTGAAGATCGCATCGATTCGGTGAAGGAGCGTAATCCTTATGGGACCGTCAAACAGATCCAGCAAGACGCCAAAGACGCTGGCCAGACCGCCAATGGAGTCTTGGATGTCGTTGAAGAAAAGACAAAGCCCTTCGTCGCCAAAGCCAAAGAGACTGGTGGTAAGTTCTCCGACGCTTCAAAAGACGCCGGTGGTAAGGTTTCCAATTGGGTAAAGGATGCTGGAAAGAAGATACGTGAGAAACGCGATGACGCGTTGGACCAGGAAATCATTGCTTACAAGATCGAAACTGGTTTTAAAACATCGCTTAATCTAAGCAACGGATCGCTGTATCTTGACGCTCAGCTTGGGCCGGGGCTCGGTTACGATTCTCGCAAACTTAATGACGCACTCGAAGACGACGCGTCGATTCCCGATCTGCAGCCTGTTGAATTCATCAAAGGCGTGTTTGGGGCCGATCTGGTGGTTACCGACGAGTACGACCAGACACGTAACGCTCTCTATCAAGAATTCGGTGCTCAGAATGTCTTCTTTGCGACACGAAGATTCGTTGAATATTTCGGTGGTGAAACCGCGGCTGAGGTTGCCGTCGAGATCTACTTGACCGGAGGCGAGGGAGTCGAGGACGCAATTCGCGACTTCGGCGAACACATGCGATTGGAAATGAACGATCTACTCGCCTGGATCGAACGCAAAGCGGAGGATCAAGTCGAGGCTCTCGGTCCGATGCTTTTGAAATCCTTGATCCTTCAGCAACCCGTCCAATCACCGCACATCGAGCTGCGTTGGATGCCGATCAATTACAACTACGAAATTAAGGAGAAGCCGCTGACTGGCGAGTTGATCAAAGGCATCACCGGTGGCAGCAAGGGGAGCTTGGCGGAGTTGGTCGGTCGTGACGGATTGGACCTGGATTCGCCTCACCTTGGTTTCGCCTTGATTTGGCAAATCCCCGACGGCGTCGAACCCGAAGAATTGGGCGAAGCGATTGATACGGATGTTGCCGAGTTTGATTTTGACTTCTCCGGCGACCCAGATAGTGAAGATATCTTCAGCGGAGCGTCTATCGAAGGCGCCGTGGTCGATGTCGTTTTGAAACAGCTCGAAGAAGAAGGCGCATCGGAGGAGGTCATCGACGGCTTGGATGCGCTAGCCGGAGTCATTTTTGGTTCGGGAACTTTCGAACAAGCGTTTGCTCAGGTGATGACCAAACTGATGGACGAAGCGATCCGCGAGATGCTTCCCGGTGAGGCGGATCCTTACGTCACATTCATTCAGAATGAACTGAAGAAGTCAGATGGAGACGAATTCGTACTGGACCTCACTAATACCCCAATCGGTCAAAAAGTTGTCACATTTTTAGACAAGATTTCGTTCGGAAACCAAGGCAAAGCGACGCTCACTAAGCTAACGCTGAACCTCTCCACATTTGTCCTTCAGATGGACGGCGAGTTGTGCCACAAGCATTCTTGGGGGTCGATCGGAGATCTGGCAGAAAACGTTTCGGATCTTTTCAATGGTTAG
- a CDS encoding helix-turn-helix domain-containing protein, translating to MKVKLISGKSYSINRHLLRETRLICGLTQYELAIKAGYSERVIRKAEREGRASGATIETLAETLSEHGASVGVEAFIQNPLMVTQRFMLLFEQHHHRVLEHCGDLFTNDFVFICHGPKGSPVAGEFYGVDGFQVWLNGFFQIFTRATDHQLNPELFPGEDSVVVRYEEVVTAAGLKSPPIWVNLHFKFSGCQIEKLCDEYDTYTGDDFLRKVLAAEAERSV from the coding sequence ATGAAAGTGAAACTGATCTCCGGAAAGTCTTACTCGATCAATCGCCATCTTTTACGAGAAACGCGACTGATTTGTGGTTTGACTCAGTACGAGTTGGCGATCAAAGCAGGATATAGCGAACGAGTCATCCGAAAGGCCGAACGGGAAGGAAGAGCCTCGGGGGCTACGATCGAGACGCTTGCCGAGACCCTCAGTGAACACGGGGCAAGCGTCGGTGTAGAGGCATTCATTCAAAATCCCTTGATGGTGACTCAGCGTTTCATGCTTCTTTTTGAGCAACATCACCATCGGGTACTCGAGCACTGTGGCGACCTTTTTACTAATGATTTTGTTTTCATTTGCCACGGGCCGAAGGGCAGCCCTGTCGCGGGAGAGTTCTACGGCGTCGATGGATTTCAAGTGTGGCTTAACGGCTTTTTCCAAATTTTTACTCGAGCCACTGACCATCAACTAAACCCCGAGCTATTTCCGGGAGAAGATTCCGTCGTCGTCAGGTACGAAGAAGTGGTCACCGCTGCAGGACTGAAAAGCCCACCGATCTGGGTGAATCTGCACTTTAAGTTTTCCGGATGCCAAATCGAGAAGCTCTGCGACGAATACGACACTTACACCGGTGATGATTTCCTCAGGAAAGTGTTGGCCGCAGAGGCCGAGCGTAGCGTCTAA